The following proteins are co-located in the Solanum pennellii chromosome 1, SPENNV200 genome:
- the LOC107007875 gene encoding uncharacterized protein LOC107007875 isoform X2: protein MKTVAVALLVAVIVVVEVPFGYTFPSAVPSFLWSPHHYGVASSEAVNYRTLSLKDLVKSVMAEGGWSDLLCSGKEGGQHLDLALVFVGKELQSVDISRPKNANSELVDLLKASVAKSNFSLAFPYIDASEERESVESSLISEFTNTCGHGLEASNIAFSQSCSVEGGSFEKLTDVHSIQNYLLSRITKQSKGQPNLIVLCDQDHRTLGRAEEKTSEGQVLSQLLSYVENLGAKYTALYVSDPFRLIQFPSHWEVERFLAEGTGNKSVDGCDGVCRIKSSFLEGIFVAIVLLIILISGLCCMMGIDTPTRFEAPTD from the exons ATGAAGACGGTTGCCGTGGCGTTGTTGGTTGCTGTAATTGTGGTTGTTGAAGTTCCATTCGGATACACATTTCCATCTGCAGTTCCTTCCTTTCTTTGGTCACCGCATCATTATGG AGTTGCCTCAAGTGAAGCTGTCAATTACAGAACCCTTTCACTGAAGGATTTAGTCAAGTCCGTTATGGCTGAGGGTGGTTGGTCGGACTTGCTG TGCTCAGGAAAAGAAGGTGGACAGCATCTGGATCTTGCACTTGTTTTTGTTGGGAAAGAG TTGCAATCTGTGGATATTTCTAGACCCAAAAATGCCAATTCGGAGCTTGTGGACTTGCTGAAG GCCTCTGTTGCAAAGTCCAATTTTTCTTTGGCATTCCCCTACATTGATGCATCAGAGGAGAGAGAATCAGTGGAAAGCTCCTTGATTTCAGAATTTACAAACACGTGTGGGCATGGTCTTGAGGCCAGCAACATTGCTTTCTCGCAATCATGCTCTGTAGAGGGTGGAAGTTTTGAGAAGCTCACTGATGTCCACTCAATTCAG AACTATCTGCTATCAAGGATCACTAAACAATCCAAGGGGCAGCCAAATTTGATTGTTCTCTGCGATCAAGATCATCGAACCCTGGGAAGAGCTGAAGAAAAAACCTCTGAAG GACAAGTTTTATCTCAACTACTCAGTTATGTGGAGAATCTGGGAGCAAAATACACCGCACTCTATGTGTCAGATCCTTTTAGGTTAATTCAGTTCCCCTCTCATTGGGAAGTAGAAAGGTTTCTTGCTGAAGGTACTGGAAATAAATCAGTCGATGGCTGTGATGGAGTTTGCCGAATTAAATCCTCATTTTTGGAGGGCATATTTGTG GCAATTGTCTTgcttataattttaatatctgGCCTTTGCTGCATGATGGGAATTGATACTCCAACAAGGTTTGAGGCCCCTACAGATTAG
- the LOC107007875 gene encoding uncharacterized protein LOC107007875 isoform X1, with the protein MFRRKMKTVAVALLVAVIVVVEVPFGYTFPSAVPSFLWSPHHYGVASSEAVNYRTLSLKDLVKSVMAEGGWSDLLCSGKEGGQHLDLALVFVGKELQSVDISRPKNANSELVDLLKASVAKSNFSLAFPYIDASEERESVESSLISEFTNTCGHGLEASNIAFSQSCSVEGGSFEKLTDVHSIQNYLLSRITKQSKGQPNLIVLCDQDHRTLGRAEEKTSEGQVLSQLLSYVENLGAKYTALYVSDPFRLIQFPSHWEVERFLAEGTGNKSVDGCDGVCRIKSSFLEGIFVAIVLLIILISGLCCMMGIDTPTRFEAPTD; encoded by the exons ATGTTCAGACGAAAGATGAAGACGGTTGCCGTGGCGTTGTTGGTTGCTGTAATTGTGGTTGTTGAAGTTCCATTCGGATACACATTTCCATCTGCAGTTCCTTCCTTTCTTTGGTCACCGCATCATTATGG AGTTGCCTCAAGTGAAGCTGTCAATTACAGAACCCTTTCACTGAAGGATTTAGTCAAGTCCGTTATGGCTGAGGGTGGTTGGTCGGACTTGCTG TGCTCAGGAAAAGAAGGTGGACAGCATCTGGATCTTGCACTTGTTTTTGTTGGGAAAGAG TTGCAATCTGTGGATATTTCTAGACCCAAAAATGCCAATTCGGAGCTTGTGGACTTGCTGAAG GCCTCTGTTGCAAAGTCCAATTTTTCTTTGGCATTCCCCTACATTGATGCATCAGAGGAGAGAGAATCAGTGGAAAGCTCCTTGATTTCAGAATTTACAAACACGTGTGGGCATGGTCTTGAGGCCAGCAACATTGCTTTCTCGCAATCATGCTCTGTAGAGGGTGGAAGTTTTGAGAAGCTCACTGATGTCCACTCAATTCAG AACTATCTGCTATCAAGGATCACTAAACAATCCAAGGGGCAGCCAAATTTGATTGTTCTCTGCGATCAAGATCATCGAACCCTGGGAAGAGCTGAAGAAAAAACCTCTGAAG GACAAGTTTTATCTCAACTACTCAGTTATGTGGAGAATCTGGGAGCAAAATACACCGCACTCTATGTGTCAGATCCTTTTAGGTTAATTCAGTTCCCCTCTCATTGGGAAGTAGAAAGGTTTCTTGCTGAAGGTACTGGAAATAAATCAGTCGATGGCTGTGATGGAGTTTGCCGAATTAAATCCTCATTTTTGGAGGGCATATTTGTG GCAATTGTCTTgcttataattttaatatctgGCCTTTGCTGCATGATGGGAATTGATACTCCAACAAGGTTTGAGGCCCCTACAGATTAG